Proteins co-encoded in one Hyla sarda isolate aHylSar1 chromosome 4, aHylSar1.hap1, whole genome shotgun sequence genomic window:
- the LOC130367154 gene encoding olfactory receptor 11L1-like encodes MVYIQKNNRTEVTEFLLLGFKVRHGARLFLFSLFFVVYCFIICWNLLIITLVSTSKNLHTPMYFFISHLSISDILLSTDIVPNMLHILLNNGGTMTFIGCMTQFYFFSTPELFDCFLLAVMSYDRYVAICNPLRYSSIMTSGHSVILSAICWLSGFSTTLIYFITTAKLNFCGPNIIDHFFCDLVPLVELACSGAFIVHLELYVIGTPIVFISTTIIVVSYTYIVLAILRISSNTGRQKAFSTCSSHLIVVSIFYWTMFGVYIVPTKGLTLSMSKILSLLYTVFTPLVNPIIYSLRNKDIKKAVQETLYKRVIW; translated from the coding sequence ATGGTCTACATACAGAAGAACAACAGGACGGAGGTCACAGAGTTCCTTCTACTAGGATTTAAAGTAAGGCACGGTGCACGACTTTTCCTGTTTTCTCTATTCTTTGTGGTTTATTGCTTCATAATATGTTGGAATCTCCTGATCATCACCCTGGTGTCCACCAGCAAGAACctccacaccccaatgtacttctTCATCTCACATCTGTCCATCAGTGACATCTTGTTATCCACAGATATTGTCCCCAATATGCTCCACATCCTACTGAATAATGGGGGGACCATGACTTTTATTGGTTGTATGACTCAGTTTTATTTCTTCTCCACCCCAGAACTATTTGATTGTTTCCTTCTAGCTGTGATGTCTTATGACAGATATGTGGCCATCTGTAATCCTCTCCGTTACTCCTCTATCATGACAagtggacatagtgttatattgtCCGCCATCTGTTGGTTGTCTGGATTTTCTACTACTTTGATTTACTTCATAACAACAGCAAAGCTAAATTTCTGTGGACCAAACATCATTGACCATTTTTTTTGTGATCTTGTTCCTTTAGTAGAACTTGCCTGTTCTGGTGCCTTTATTGTCCACTTGGAGCTTTATGTAATAGGCACTCCAATTGTCTTTATCTCAACCACCATCATTGTAGTGTCTTATACTTATATTGTTTTAGCAATCCTAAGGATCTCATCCAATACTGGTAGACAgaaagccttctccacctgtagctccCACCTCATTGTGGTCTCCATATTCTACTGGACTATGTTCGGTGTTTATATTGTCCCAACAAAAGGTCTAACCCTCTCCATGAGTAAGATCCtctccctgctatatactgtgttTACTCCATTGGtcaaccccattatatacagtctgaGGAATAAAGACATTAAGAAAGCCGTACAGGAAACACTTTATAAGAGGGTGATCTGGTGA